The genomic region TAATTTCAGTGCACACAACACATTTCCGCCTCTTAAACATTCCCTTTCAACCACTTACTAAATTCTATCAGTAGCTTTCCGTAGCCCTTTCGCTGGTACGGTGGAATTGTCAGTATGCACGCCACGTTGTAGTCTTCCgtgctttccttttccttcgagAAGTAGCCCACGATGTGGAAACCGCGCGAATCGTACTCGGTCATCACGTAGAACAGGAACGGATCGGTGTCGTAGTACAGCGTTTTGTGATCGAGAAACAGCTTCGCCAGCAGGCAAAGGTTTTGGGCGTAGCTTTTGTTCTTCCGTCCGTCGATCTCGAAGAAGCTGATCGTGGCTTTACGGTAGATTTCATTCCCCGGCGGGTGGCGCAGGTTGCACTTTTTTGTGTGCCGCTCCAAACACTTGCGACTCTTGCGGTACTTGAGGCAGAACTCGCAAATGTAGATGCACGACAGGGAGCACATTTCCTGAGGGTACGGCGCAAAGTACCACGGCTTGATTCGGTGGCGTCCGAGCTCGATCAGCTGCACATTCTTCATGCGCGTCACCACGTCATCGTGGTGTGCCACCATGCTGCCCGATTGCCGCGGTGTCGGGGTAGGCGGGACATCTTCCGAGTTGTCCTCGTTTTCCGTTGATGTGGCTTTCCGTTTGcgactgtttttcttttgcagggCCGCCTCCAGCACGGCACCACCGTTTACCGTGATTTCCGTGGGCGTCTGCACGGGACTGACGGGTCGGGAGCAGGTGAGGGCGGGAGGTAATTTCTTCGGTGTCGTTACACCCGTATTCTGGCCTGTCGTTAGGCCGTCCTTGCTGGGGAACTGCACCTTGCGCATATCCAAAAACTCTTCCGTTACCCATTCGTCTAGTCGTTTGTTAACTGATGGTAAAAAGCGCGggattagaaaaaaatagaaaacttgCGTTCGCCACGAACAGGATACTTACAATCTACATAATGTACGTAGTAATAGTTGTTCCTATCCGATCCCTCCCTAATGCTGATGATTTCCGCCAACGGCCAGTCGTTCGTCCCGCTCATTTTCACCGGCAACCGGCAGCCCTCTTGCAGGGAAGACTGTAAACAGAAACGCAAACATTGGTTTAAACCTCCACTCTTGTTTCGAACATCAATTCATGTACGAGACACGACACATCGATAGCATTGTACAATAATCTCCAATAATCATTTTAGTTTCTGCTCGTAGCGCATCAACGGGCTTAGCTGTACTTGCAGAACTACATGCAGGAAGCGCAATGTTTACATCCTCAACACTACAGGGAATCGCTCGATACAGCGGCAGAGAGACGACGGAACGACATTGCGCTAGTGCGATTTGTTCACCACTTACCGCCGAATCGAAAATCGTGTGTGTTGCGTCTTCGGAATCCATTTTTCTGTGAAAATTTTCCTGAAAAACAATTCCTAAACACTAAACTTCTCCGATTCAAGTTTGTATTTTGGTTCGAAGTTTGACAGGTCGAAGCAACGGCTAGTGTGGTAAGCTCTCTGATGCACCCATCTAGTTCCTATTATTGGAACGGTGAACCCAGTTccatcaaaaatcaaaatgacgGTTATGGCACTATGAATCTGCAAGTTAGGACATTACATTACAACAACATTAATTGTTAATACATTCTGAAAGGCCTAGTCAACTACAATAAAATTTGATACATAGTTTTCAATAAACAAGGATTAGTTTGACTGACCGGGGCTTGACTTACTATGTCATTCAAAATCAAGATAATAAATTTTCCGAACAATACTACAATCGGCTTAACACCAATCAGGTCAGgatgaataatttttaaattttaatcgaAATTTTCAATGATAAAAGAGAGGAAACGTAAAAAACTTGTCACGTGTTTTGTAAATGCTTAAAAAATTAACTCTTGCTTTATTCAAtatattttgttaattttcccaGGTTTTGAATACCTCGCCGTTTGAGGTGAATCGTATAAGCAAAAGCTAAGCTTACATTGTCGAAATAtcaattgttctatttttttgaATATCAATTGTTTTTCCTCATACTAACGAtgaaaatatgcttcaaagataaaatattttcgatgtttttcctttttactttcttccttATCTTGTATTCTATGTATGTATTCTATTTCCATTTTGCTTACAAACTCAGGAAGAAATCAAACGTTTGTCAAGGGTCATACTTACCGAAACCATCCAAATGTGGTTGACGAAATACTCGCCAACGTTTCCACTTGGCACGAAATAGTTTCACGATAACGACACATGTttgcaaaatattgttttattatatttttggtCTCATTATCAGAGAAAGTAAAACCAATCGTCGTTGTGCACAATTgtaagagaaagaaaagaaaaaatctacCCCATCCCCATACCCCACACCCCAGGCGCAGATCACAAAGCATCATAATTCTTACGAGAACTTTTTCCAACTGTCCACACTCGCTTCGATCCTGCTGCGTCCTCTCCGGATCCTAATACAAACACATAACGCAAGTGACAcgcaaaacaataataatcaTAACTTTATAACCATTTGCCTGCGTAGCCGGGTGCTGCTCTCGTTTCGTAACCGTTACGTATATTACGtaattttataatgtttttcctttatttttttaaacaaagttCCTTTGACCACTTCCTCCGCGTAAGGGTGTCAAAAGTAGACTAGCATATTACAAACCTACCAGTCGAAGATACAGCAAggggcaaaaaagaaaacgatataGTACACAAAACCGAAAGCATGCTTGTCTATCAAACCAAAT from Anopheles coustani chromosome 3, idAnoCousDA_361_x.2, whole genome shotgun sequence harbors:
- the LOC131272387 gene encoding histone acetyltransferase Tip60, which produces MDSEDATHTIFDSASSLQEGCRLPVKMSGTNDWPLAEIISIREGSDRNNYYYVHYVDFNKRLDEWVTEEFLDMRKVQFPSKDGLTTGQNTGVTTPKKLPPALTCSRPVSPVQTPTEITVNGGAVLEAALQKKNSRKRKATSTENEDNSEDVPPTPTPRQSGSMVAHHDDVVTRMKNVQLIELGRHRIKPWYFAPYPQEMCSLSCIYICEFCLKYRKSRKCLERHTKKCNLRHPPGNEIYRKATISFFEIDGRKNKSYAQNLCLLAKLFLDHKTLYYDTDPFLFYVMTEYDSRGFHIVGYFSKEKESTEDYNVACILTIPPYQRKGYGKLLIEFSYELSKFEGKTGSPEKPLSDLGLLSYRSYWAQTILEILILQKPTGDNEKPQITINEICELTSIKKDDVISTLQILNLINYYKGQYIICINKETIDQHRKAMDKRKIRIDSKCLHWTPKDWTKRSKW